From Cydia pomonella isolate Wapato2018A chromosome 26, ilCydPomo1, whole genome shotgun sequence, one genomic window encodes:
- the LOC133532003 gene encoding cell surface glycoprotein 1-like — protein MKRSRHRWLGCSIFCITIAVLSLEIPTTSAARATSLIFAKTSTTTAAPEEPSAPEDEQLETTAEGGENNTTSKLTGIPQIDYIYDPNLPRELNGYNLSGYPFYEAVPPPEMIDFKCDGLHDGFYASVPHKCQVYHHCLFGTRYDFLCANYTAFDQKTFICHFVSEVDCKNSPNYYNRNEALYKAATTTTIPPPTTTTTTTTTPRPRPRPRRPHRYDYYDDDYYYPARDDYDYEERGGRRPRPRPRPQGRPGGRKRRPVDDYEDDRYERRPRPRDEQPEDDYDDRRPYDRPNRPAKRPYSDRRPYEDEEDRPGYRAGNRRPRPRDEEEERYREDDRPRHKDRPIEKRPRDDMRNRDDPGQDDIRNERPRDEKPREGFRPRDEGKAREEIKPRDEIRPRDEIRPRDEIRPRDEIRPRDEKRPRDEIRSRDEIRPRDAGRHRDEVKPKDEVKTRDEIRTRDERRPSRDEDKPSRPYSNEGRRYRGEREKGRDERPYNKPEPRPERNYDDERVREERRQPPTAPEGQALVKPNGHGIFSQPRMPPKIKRPVPANEKDKYEYVTVTTTKAPLRADDDEYYDDYEEEDNRRPSSSGKNSQIQQRPKSEPVEKEKFKPSRPHHSSPAPKIKKNKRPIDYEDDEDYYEPPVKSQKYTYNQRNKETPKVKVTDEYYDDYEDRQDRHRDHVKTKDEDITSRIKDLKPNVKVLKRPFLPSRGGSPYLPRGLQPVAGKDLTAPPNTTPKPTTTTTSTTTTTTTTTTTPKPTTTTTTTTRPTTTTTTTTTTRPTTTTTEEPTTTITTGKPTTTELTKEDYEDDDEEYYDEEDIDYDKKETTTEELTTHQPSTTRKTKTTHKPITTQRPTTTAAAELTTKDQAKNLAAKVLRIYNDQYHAIKEKLETTLSPGDYLKPYLEAEQAAAEEERRQEEADDYSYRPTEAPFKPSPQLPEVNPEISKPYTATGKPLRIPENISIKQNLADSIENDYDVTLNEAIAPVLPNVNVRNNVPSGFIVPGDRDYTYSRFRSNFQQEPQFAASELNSYQIRKRPQISGVSIRTPSSYFLQPQRYQDGIQRPQRHLVYEPRPQSHSGVYQAPQFKLF, from the exons ATGAAGCGATCTCGACACAGATGGCTGGGATGTAGCATATTTT GTATCACAATTGCCGTGCTTTCCCTGGAAATCCCCACCACATCGGCAGCGAGGGCCACCTCCCTCATCTTCGCCAAGACCTCGACAACCACAGCAGCGCCCGAGGAACCGAGCGCGCCAGAAGATGAACAG TTAGAAACAACAGCGGAAGGAGGAGAGAACAACACCACCAGCAAACTCACGGGGATCCCCCAGATAGACTATATCTACGACCCCAACTTGCCTCGAGAGCTGAATGGCTACAATCTCTCCGGCTACCCCTTTTATGAAGCCGTGCCTCCACCAGAGATGATAGACTTCAAGTGTGACGGATTACATGATGGGTTCTACGCGTCAGTCCCTCATAAGTGTCAA GTATACCACCACTGCCTGTTCGGCACGCGGTACGACTTTCTCTGCGCGAACTACACGGCGTTCGACCAGAAGACCTTCATCTGCCATTTCGTCTCCGAAGTGGACTGCAAGAACTCCCCCAATTATTACAACAG GAACGAAGCTCTCTACAAAGCCGCAACGACGACTACCATCCCTCCCCCCACCACGACGACCACCACTACGACGAccccccgcccgcgcccgagGCCCCGCCGGCCTCATAGATATGACTACTATGATGATGATTACTACTATCCGGCGAGGGATGACTACGACTATGAAGAAAG AGGTGGGAGGCGACCCAGGCCCAGGCCCCGACCCCAAGGCAGACCGGGAGGCAGGAAGCGTAGGCCTGTCGATGACTACGAGGATGATAG ATATGAACGGCGTCCGCGTCCGAGAGACGAGCAACCTGAAGATGACTACGATGACAGGAGACCCTACGACCGACCCAATAGGCCAGCCAAGAGACCCTACAGCGACAGGCGACCGTATGAAGACGAAGAAGATAGACCTGGCTATAGAGCTGGAAACAGGAGACCTAGACCAAGAGACGAAGAAGAAGAGAGGTACAGAGAAGATGACAGACCAAGGCATAAAGATAGACCAATTGAAAAACGACCTCGTGATGATATGAGGAATCGTGATGATCCTGGCCAAGATGATATAAGAAATGAAAGACCTAGAGATGAAAAACCTAGGGAAGGATTCAGGCCCCGGGATGAAGGGAAAGCACGTGAAGAAATAAAGCCTAGAGATGAAATTAGGCCTAGAGATGAAATACGGCCTCGTGATGAGATTCGGCCACGCGATGAGATTAGACCTAGAGATGAAAAAAGACCACGTGATGAAATAAGATCGCGAGATGAAATAAGACCAAGAGATGCAGGTAGGCATAGAGATGAAGTTAAGCCCAAGGATGAAGTAAAAACGCGTGATGAAATAAGGACGCGCGATGAACGAAGACCATCAAGGGATGAAGACAAACCTTCAAGACCTTATTCTAATGAAGGACGAAGGTATAGAGGAGAGAGGGAGAAAGGCAGAGATGAAAGGCCTTACAATAAGCCAGAACCGAGACCAGAGAGAAATTATGATGATGAGAGAGTTCGTGAAGAAAGAAGACAGCCCCCAACCGCTCCTGAAGGTCAAGCGTTAGTGAAACCTAATGGCCATGGTATATTTAGTCAACCAAGAATGCCGCCAAAGATCAAACGGCCGGTTCCTGCCAACGAGAAAGATAAATACGAATATGTCACAGTAACGACAACAAAAGCGCCGTTAAGAGCTGACGATGATGAATATTATGATGATTATGAAGAGGAAGATAACAGGAGACCATCGTCATCTGGAAAGAACAGTCAAATACAACAAAGGCCAAAATCAGAACCtgtagaaaaagaaaaatttaaGCCTTCCAGGCCACATCATTCTAGTCCAGCAcctaaaattaagaaaaataaaagacCGATTGATTACGAAGATGATGAGGACTATTATGAGCCGCCTGTAAAATCACAGAAATATACTTATAACCAAAGGAACAAAGAAACTCCTAAAGTTAAAGTGACTGATGAGTATTATGATGATTACGAAGATAGGCAAGATAGGCATAGAGATCACGTAAAGACAAAAGACGAAGATATTACTAGTAGGATCAAAGATCTAAAACCTAATGTAAAAGTACTAAAGCGTCCTTTTTTACCGTCTAGGGGTGGTAGTCCCTACTTGCCTAGGGGCTTGCAACCAGTTGCTGGTAAAGACTTAACTGCGCCCCCGAACACCACCCCTAAACCCACCACCACCACTACTAGCACCACTACTACCACTACTACTACCACTACCACCCCTAAACCTACAACTACCACTACTACTACGACTAGACCCACTACtacgacaacaacaacaaccactACAAGACCCACCACAACCACAACAGAAGAACCAACAACTACAATTACAACAGGAAAACCAACTACAACCGAACTGACAAAAGAAGATTACGAAGACGATGACGAAGAGTACTATGATGAAGAAGATATAGATTATGACAAAAAAGAAACCACAACAGAAGAACTAACGACGCACCAACCATCAACAACGCGCAAAACTAAAACAACACACAAACCAATAACAACACAAAGACCAACTACAACAGCCGCCGCTGAACTGACAACTAAAGACCAAGCTAAAAACTTAGCCGCAAAAGTATTAAGGATATACAACGATCAATACCATGCAATCAAAGAAAAATTAGAAACTACTTTGTCGCCTGGAGATTATTTAAAACCTTATTTAGAGGCTGAGCAAGCGGCAGCAGAGGAAGAAAGAAGACAAGAAGAAGCAGATGATTACAGTTATAGACCGACAGAAGCACCATTCAAACCGTCTCCTCAATTACCAGAAGTAAATCCAGAAATATCAAAGCCTTACACAGCGACCGGGAAACCTTTAAGAATACCAGAGAACATATCTATTAAACAGAATCTAGCTGATTCTATCGAAAATGATTATGATGTAACACTTAACGAGGCTATAGCGCCTGTCCTTCCAAATGTAAATGTTAGAAATAACGTCCCAAGTGGATTCATAGTTCCAGGAGATAGGGACTACACTTATTCAAGATTTAGAAGCAATTTCCAGCAAGAACCACAGTTCGCAGCTTCAGAATTAAACAGCTATCAGATTCGAAAGAGGCCGCAGATTTCAGGGGTTAGCATAAGAACACCGTCATCGTATTTTCTACAACCACAGAGATACCAGGATGGTATACAAAGGCCACAACGGCATCTAGTTTATGAGCCAAGACCTCAAAGCCATTCAGGCGTTTACCAGGCGCCCCAGTTTAAACTATTTTGA